In the genome of Pseudarthrobacter sp. IC2-21, one region contains:
- a CDS encoding ABC transporter ATP-binding protein, translated as MAKQTSFFRSVSRLYPHVRPILPRLVLGLLSALLASLVALTIPQVLRVLINESLKPGGARSAVWTAAVVILLLGIAEAVLVALRRQFVINPATTVETRMRVSLYGHLQELTVSFHDRWGSGQLLSRAMTDLNFLRRWMAFGAIMLVVTTLTVVIGIVVMFSMSWQLALIFMAAAVPIMAYSFRFRTRFSKVARRSQDQAGDLATTVEESVHGIRVLKAFGRSREALENFNEQAEELRQIEIAKAKHQAAFTMVVTLLPELALGAGLVVGVMLCAGGQLSIGALVAFFATAAVVATPVEFSGMLLAMALTAKTAIDRHFEVMDSVNTITSPPSPRHPAHLKGALSFNNATFAFEDAPDKPILQDINLAVRPGETMALVGITGSGKSALIQLVPRLYDVTAGSITIDGVDLREFDVEDLRRVVAVAFEDTTLFSSSVRDNVLLGATDRSEEALEEALDVAQAHFAYSLPDGVDTLIGEEGLSLSGGQRQRIALARAIAARPRILVLDDPLSALDVHTEELVETRLRAVLKDTTTLIVAHRPSTVAMADRVALLEEGRIAAVGTHTDLLAHNPHYRYVIASLDQEPRDLDTELSELEDAAGAEEMTR; from the coding sequence ATGGCCAAGCAAACCTCATTTTTCAGATCCGTCAGCCGTCTCTATCCCCACGTTAGGCCGATCCTCCCCCGGCTGGTGCTGGGACTCCTCAGCGCCCTGCTGGCAAGCCTCGTGGCGCTCACCATCCCCCAGGTACTGCGCGTCCTGATCAACGAGTCGCTGAAGCCCGGCGGTGCCCGGAGCGCGGTGTGGACTGCCGCCGTCGTCATCCTGCTGCTCGGCATCGCCGAAGCCGTCCTGGTGGCGCTTCGGCGGCAGTTCGTGATCAACCCGGCCACCACCGTGGAAACCCGGATGCGGGTCTCGCTTTACGGGCACCTGCAGGAGCTCACGGTCTCCTTTCACGACCGGTGGGGCTCGGGCCAGCTGCTCTCCCGCGCCATGACGGACCTGAATTTCCTGCGCCGGTGGATGGCCTTTGGTGCCATCATGCTGGTGGTCACCACCCTCACCGTGGTGATCGGCATTGTGGTGATGTTCTCCATGAGCTGGCAGCTGGCGCTGATTTTCATGGCCGCCGCGGTGCCCATCATGGCCTACAGCTTCCGGTTCCGGACCCGCTTCAGCAAAGTGGCGCGCCGCAGCCAGGACCAGGCCGGCGACCTCGCCACCACCGTGGAGGAGTCCGTCCACGGCATCCGCGTTCTGAAGGCGTTTGGCCGCAGCCGCGAGGCCCTGGAGAACTTCAACGAGCAGGCCGAGGAACTCCGTCAGATTGAAATCGCCAAGGCCAAACACCAGGCCGCCTTCACCATGGTGGTCACACTGCTGCCGGAACTCGCACTGGGTGCCGGCCTGGTGGTCGGCGTGATGCTGTGCGCCGGCGGGCAGCTGAGTATCGGCGCCCTGGTGGCCTTCTTCGCCACTGCCGCGGTGGTGGCCACCCCGGTTGAGTTCTCGGGCATGCTGCTGGCCATGGCACTGACCGCCAAGACAGCCATTGACCGGCATTTCGAAGTGATGGATTCGGTCAACACCATCACCAGTCCCCCGTCCCCGCGCCACCCCGCGCATCTCAAAGGGGCCCTCAGCTTCAACAACGCCACGTTCGCTTTTGAGGACGCGCCGGACAAGCCCATCCTGCAGGACATCAACCTGGCCGTACGGCCGGGCGAAACCATGGCACTGGTAGGCATTACCGGCAGCGGCAAGAGCGCCTTGATCCAGTTGGTGCCGCGCCTGTACGACGTGACAGCCGGGTCCATCACCATCGACGGCGTGGACCTGCGCGAGTTCGACGTCGAGGACCTCCGGCGCGTCGTGGCCGTCGCGTTTGAGGACACCACACTGTTCTCCAGCTCGGTCCGGGACAACGTGCTCCTGGGGGCAACGGACCGGTCAGAGGAAGCCTTGGAGGAGGCGTTGGACGTGGCGCAGGCGCACTTCGCGTACTCGCTGCCGGACGGCGTGGACACCCTCATCGGCGAGGAGGGCCTGAGCCTGTCCGGCGGCCAGCGGCAACGGATCGCCCTGGCCCGGGCCATCGCGGCGCGGCCCCGGATACTGGTGCTGGATGACCCTCTCTCCGCCCTGGACGTGCATACCGAGGAGTTGGTGGAGACCCGGCTCCGCGCGGTCCTGAAGGACACCACCACCCTGATTGTGGCGCACCGTCCGTCCACCGTGGCGATGGCCGACCGGGTGGCGCTGCTCGAGGAAGGCCGGATCGCCGCCGTCGGAACCCACACCGACCTGCTGGCGCACAACCCCCATTACCGCTATGTCATCGCCAGCCTCGACCAGGAGCCCCGGGACCTGGATACGGAGCTGTCGGAGCTTGAGGACGCGGCAGGTGCTGAGGAAATGACCCGATGA
- a CDS encoding metallophosphoesterase, whose product MAVTSNLASRVRNIGRGFAVTAAAGTAAGVAAFGYGLWEKNQFVLREETLPILPAGRAPFRVLHLSDIHFVPGQDTKARWLESLAALQPDLVVNTGDNLSHVKAVDPLLKALRPLMEFPGVFVPGSNDYYAPTPKNPASYLLGPSKARPKPVELDWPRLRSGFGMSGWVDLTNRHQSLVLKGIRFDFSGVDDPHLKRERYAGWPRGTRNQDQDPHVRVAVIHAPYQRVLDHFTDAGADLLLAGHTHGGQLCIPGYGALVANCDIPTWRAKGLNDWESNGRTTPVNVSGGIGTSRFAPVRIACKPEAVLLTLTSPQ is encoded by the coding sequence ATGGCCGTGACTTCCAACTTGGCCAGCCGCGTCCGAAACATCGGGCGCGGCTTCGCCGTTACCGCGGCTGCAGGCACTGCAGCGGGCGTGGCCGCCTTCGGCTACGGACTATGGGAAAAGAACCAGTTTGTCCTACGCGAGGAAACGCTGCCCATCCTGCCCGCGGGCCGTGCGCCGTTCCGGGTCCTGCACCTGAGCGATATCCACTTCGTCCCCGGTCAGGACACCAAGGCCCGGTGGCTTGAATCGCTGGCGGCCCTGCAGCCGGACCTGGTGGTCAACACGGGCGACAACCTGAGCCACGTCAAGGCCGTGGACCCGCTCCTCAAGGCCCTGCGCCCGCTGATGGAGTTCCCCGGCGTGTTCGTGCCCGGGTCCAACGATTACTACGCTCCCACCCCGAAGAACCCTGCGTCCTACCTGCTGGGCCCGTCGAAGGCCCGGCCCAAGCCGGTGGAACTGGACTGGCCACGGCTGCGCTCCGGATTTGGCATGAGCGGCTGGGTGGATCTCACCAACCGGCACCAGTCCTTGGTCCTGAAGGGGATCCGGTTCGATTTCTCCGGTGTCGATGATCCGCACCTCAAGCGGGAACGCTACGCCGGCTGGCCGCGCGGGACCCGCAACCAGGACCAGGACCCGCACGTCCGGGTGGCAGTCATCCATGCCCCGTACCAGCGGGTGCTGGACCATTTCACCGACGCCGGTGCTGACCTGCTGCTCGCAGGCCACACCCACGGCGGCCAGCTCTGCATCCCCGGCTACGGCGCCCTCGTCGCCAACTGCGACATCCCCACGTGGCGCGCCAAGGGCCTCAATGACTGGGAAAGCAACGGACGGACGACGCCGGTCAACGTCTCGGGCGGCATCGGCACCTCCCGTTTCGCTCCCGTCCGCATCGCGTGCAAGCCGGAGGCCGTGCTGCTGACGCTGACGTCGCCTCAATAG